The following are encoded in a window of bacterium SCSIO 12643 genomic DNA:
- a CDS encoding CatB-related O-acetyltransferase translates to MIGNLLRKYLLKLKHPTAKCSKSAVINNVDFGEYTQVTSNASLSNTKLGDYSSVGRNTTINHADIGKFCSISWNVTIGATSHPDNHITTHAFPYISQFGMVKKNKKIKVKTIVGNDVWIGTNVVIMPGISIGNGAIIGAGSIVTKNVPDYAVVVGVPAKITRYRFTSQEINILSKLEWWNWPRERIKNNIELFKIPITESLLKKLKDIS, encoded by the coding sequence ATGATAGGTAATCTACTTCGAAAATATTTATTAAAACTGAAGCATCCAACCGCAAAATGTTCAAAATCGGCTGTAATTAATAATGTTGACTTTGGAGAATATACTCAGGTGACCTCAAATGCATCCCTAAGCAATACTAAACTCGGTGACTATAGTAGTGTTGGTAGAAACACAACTATCAACCATGCTGATATTGGGAAGTTTTGCAGCATTAGCTGGAATGTTACTATTGGCGCCACTTCACATCCAGATAATCATATAACTACACATGCTTTTCCATACATTAGCCAATTTGGGATGGTTAAAAAAAATAAAAAAATAAAAGTAAAAACTATCGTTGGGAATGATGTGTGGATTGGTACAAATGTAGTTATTATGCCTGGTATTAGTATTGGAAATGGAGCCATTATTGGAGCTGGCAGCATTGTAACAAAAAATGTCCCTGATTATGCTGTCGTTGTTGGTGTTCCCGCTAAAATTACTCGCTATAGATTCACATCTCAAGAAATAAATATCCTTTCAAAATTAGAATGGTGGAATTGGCCTAGAGAAAGGATTAAAAATAATATTGAATTATTCAAAATTCCAATTACGGAAAGCCTGCTAAAAAAACTAAAAGATATTAGTTAA
- the nadC gene encoding carboxylating nicotinate-nucleotide diphosphorylase, which translates to MNEIEFLKSALQEDVAEGDHSSLSTIPSSAKGKAHLLVKEAGIISGIDVAKKVFDLVDPDIQLEIFIRDGDQVSSGDIVFIASGSSQNLLKAERLMLNLMQRMSGIATTTHKYVQLTAGTKAKVLDTRKTTPNLRAFEKQAVVHGGGTNHRFGLYDMIMIKDNHIDFAGGIAEALTKAHNYIKKNKLELKIEIEARDLDEVRQVLDCGLGDRIMLDNFNYEDTRIAVELINGQYETESSGGITLDTIANYAKCGVDYVSVGALTHSVKSLDLSFKAIN; encoded by the coding sequence ATGAATGAAATTGAATTTCTAAAATCTGCACTTCAAGAAGATGTTGCAGAAGGTGATCATTCTTCTTTGTCTACAATTCCCTCTTCAGCAAAAGGCAAAGCGCATCTTTTAGTCAAAGAAGCAGGAATTATTTCGGGTATTGATGTTGCAAAAAAAGTTTTTGATCTCGTTGATCCTGATATTCAACTTGAAATTTTCATTAGAGACGGTGATCAGGTCTCTTCTGGAGATATCGTATTTATTGCAAGTGGTTCATCTCAAAACTTATTAAAAGCAGAGCGTTTAATGCTGAACCTGATGCAGCGCATGAGTGGAATCGCAACCACGACTCATAAATATGTGCAACTTACAGCGGGCACTAAAGCTAAAGTGTTGGATACAAGAAAAACAACACCTAATCTAAGAGCATTTGAAAAACAGGCTGTAGTTCACGGAGGTGGAACAAATCATAGATTTGGGCTATATGATATGATTATGATTAAGGATAATCATATTGATTTTGCTGGCGGAATTGCAGAAGCACTGACCAAAGCACATAATTACATCAAGAAAAATAAACTCGAACTTAAAATCGAGATAGAAGCTCGAGATTTGGATGAAGTTCGACAAGTTCTGGACTGCGGACTTGGAGACCGTATTATGCTGGATAATTTCAACTATGAAGATACTAGAATTGCTGTTGAATTAATCAATGGCCAATATGAAACTGAATCTTCCGGTGGAATCACTCTTGACACTATTGCAAATTATGCCAAATGCGGTGTAGATTACGTATCTGTTGGTGCACTCACCCACTCAGTTAAAAGTTTAGACCTTAGCTTCAAAGCAATTAATTAA
- a CDS encoding polysaccharide pyruvyl transferase family protein gives MITILTGAKKNIGDYLIGDRAKSLLKEFVDDDILELDRFKDLTPHLDQINSSRALILCGGPAYDEDIYPGIYPLVNDLSRIKVPIIPFGLGWSGKPIFQPKAFTFKPEALDFIQSIHSKIEKSSCRDIVTEKILNNQGIKNVIMTGCPVWYSLPDIGKKAKNTTIKKIVVTTPAGKHLWNQSNEVLKSVKKQFPEAEIIYSFHRGIYPGSGTPLRQGLSYMLMSFLGFINGAKIVDVSYDLNKIKFYDECDLHVGYRVHAHLYFLSKRIPSILINEDGRGLGMTESLGQENLTINQENLLERLNFILSNNKQNNFKWFDQVYNKIDSHFEVMKDFLKSIK, from the coding sequence ATGATTACTATTTTAACCGGAGCCAAAAAAAATATAGGGGACTATTTGATTGGTGATCGAGCAAAATCTCTTTTAAAAGAATTCGTTGACGATGATATTCTTGAACTTGATCGATTTAAAGATTTAACTCCTCATCTGGATCAGATTAATTCCTCTAGAGCATTGATACTTTGCGGAGGGCCGGCATACGATGAAGATATATATCCGGGTATTTACCCTCTGGTTAATGATTTATCCAGAATTAAAGTTCCGATTATCCCATTTGGACTAGGTTGGTCCGGAAAACCTATTTTTCAACCGAAAGCATTTACTTTTAAACCAGAAGCACTCGACTTCATACAATCTATTCACTCCAAAATTGAAAAATCAAGTTGCAGAGATATTGTCACTGAAAAGATTTTAAACAATCAAGGTATTAAAAATGTAATCATGACGGGCTGCCCTGTCTGGTATTCTTTACCTGATATCGGTAAAAAAGCAAAGAATACCACAATAAAAAAAATTGTAGTAACAACACCGGCTGGAAAGCATTTATGGAATCAATCAAATGAAGTTCTTAAATCTGTAAAAAAACAATTCCCAGAAGCAGAAATCATATATAGTTTCCACAGAGGTATTTACCCTGGTTCCGGAACACCATTAAGACAAGGTTTAAGCTATATGTTAATGTCATTTTTAGGATTCATTAATGGCGCTAAAATTGTTGATGTTTCTTACGATCTTAATAAAATTAAATTCTATGATGAATGTGACTTGCATGTAGGTTATAGAGTACACGCGCATTTATACTTTCTTAGTAAACGAATACCATCGATACTTATCAATGAAGATGGTAGAGGTCTTGGTATGACCGAATCTTTAGGACAGGAGAATTTAACTATTAATCAAGAAAATTTATTAGAAAGATTAAACTTTATTCTTTCAAATAACAAACAAAACAACTTTAAATGGTTTGATCAGGTATACAACAAAATTGATTCTCATTTTGAGGTGATGAAAGACTTTTTAAAGTCTATTAAATAA
- a CDS encoding YihY/virulence factor BrkB family protein: MFFKILSNLKNKLYQITFIRKLVFFVKHVKIPFFGGLEIYKVGIFFIRGLAGGFLTTRAAAIAFNFFLAIFPSIIFIFSLIPFIPIDGFQEELQAELLFAAPKIMDTFLEDTLFDIIKNKHTSLLSLGFILAMYFATNGINSLLTAFVMSYHTEEHHARSWFSQQITAIMLTIFLTIFLFIAIFLTIFGGQIIQFVFDTILDFSRFDILLINLARWIIIIAFIYFSVAFIYFYGPKQKVQFFSPGASLATIAVILFTLGFAFYIDNFASYNKLYGSIGTVMGIMLMIYLNSLALLIGYELNAAIEHGSTHIRLEEYE; this comes from the coding sequence ATGTTTTTTAAAATACTCAGTAATCTAAAAAATAAGCTTTATCAGATTACATTTATTCGGAAACTGGTATTTTTTGTCAAGCATGTTAAAATCCCATTCTTTGGTGGTCTTGAAATTTACAAGGTAGGAATATTCTTTATTCGTGGCTTAGCAGGTGGTTTTTTGACTACAAGAGCCGCTGCAATTGCATTTAATTTCTTTCTTGCAATTTTTCCATCAATAATTTTCATCTTTAGTTTAATCCCATTCATTCCTATAGATGGTTTTCAGGAAGAGCTGCAAGCAGAATTATTATTTGCCGCCCCAAAAATCATGGATACTTTCCTTGAAGATACTTTATTTGATATCATAAAAAACAAACATACCAGTCTACTTTCTTTAGGTTTTATTCTGGCCATGTATTTTGCCACAAATGGAATTAACTCATTACTCACTGCATTTGTAATGTCTTACCATACTGAAGAACATCATGCGAGATCTTGGTTCTCTCAACAAATAACAGCTATAATGCTGACGATTTTCCTAACTATATTTCTATTTATAGCAATATTCTTAACCATTTTTGGAGGGCAAATTATCCAATTTGTATTCGATACGATATTAGACTTTAGTCGATTTGACATTCTTCTCATCAATCTGGCAAGATGGATAATTATTATCGCATTTATCTATTTTTCAGTAGCCTTTATATATTTCTATGGGCCTAAGCAAAAAGTTCAGTTTTTCTCTCCGGGAGCCTCATTAGCCACGATTGCAGTAATTCTATTCACCTTGGGGTTTGCTTTCTATATCGACAACTTTGCTTCATATAACAAACTCTATGGATCCATTGGAACGGTTATGGGGATTATGCTTATGATTTACTTAAATAGTCTCGCGCTACTTATCGGGTATGAACTTAATGCCGCAATTGAACATGGGAGTACACATATTCGGTTAGAAGAGTATGAATAA
- a CDS encoding glycosyltransferase family 2 protein — translation MSNTKVSTPQLSVIVCTYNREKYILRNLESFINQTADYSEFEVIIINNNSPDNTDQICRHFIKNNPKIQTTYVIEKNQGHTFARNRGIKESNSKILAFIDDDAFIRPEYCENIIKFFSQHPMVDIIGGKIIPVYESGKEPNWMSPYLLTLMAAQDYGDQVKEFNKNKFPIGANMIYRSSVFDKIGLFNTELGRRGDGLEGGDEKDLIHRFRQTDGLIYYVPNVVVDHIIGIHREDMKYIKAMGIGVGTSERTRLKESGTNVILEKILMETFKSMATLILLIFYLLTIRPSKGWTLVKFRFWVIQGLILDKQRQ, via the coding sequence ATGAGCAATACAAAAGTTTCTACTCCACAATTATCGGTGATTGTTTGCACTTATAATCGTGAAAAGTACATTTTAAGAAATCTTGAAAGTTTCATAAATCAAACTGCGGATTACTCTGAATTTGAAGTTATTATCATCAATAATAACAGTCCAGATAATACGGACCAAATATGTCGCCACTTCATAAAGAACAATCCTAAAATTCAAACGACATATGTTATTGAAAAAAATCAAGGACATACTTTCGCTAGAAATAGAGGGATAAAAGAATCTAACAGTAAAATTTTAGCCTTCATAGATGATGATGCTTTTATACGTCCAGAATACTGTGAAAACATTATAAAATTCTTCTCTCAACATCCAATGGTAGATATTATCGGAGGTAAAATTATCCCTGTTTACGAATCTGGAAAAGAACCAAATTGGATGTCTCCTTATCTTCTTACATTAATGGCTGCTCAAGATTATGGCGATCAAGTCAAAGAGTTTAATAAGAATAAATTTCCAATTGGGGCAAATATGATTTACCGATCAAGTGTTTTTGACAAGATTGGTTTATTCAACACAGAATTAGGACGAAGAGGTGATGGTTTAGAAGGAGGAGATGAAAAAGATTTGATACACAGATTTAGGCAAACAGACGGACTTATTTACTATGTTCCAAACGTTGTCGTTGACCATATAATTGGGATACATCGTGAAGACATGAAGTATATCAAAGCCATGGGTATTGGTGTTGGCACTAGTGAAAGAACCAGGTTAAAAGAATCTGGAACAAATGTTATTTTAGAAAAAATACTCATGGAAACTTTTAAATCCATGGCTACTCTTATTCTTTTAATATTTTACTTACTAACTATTAGACCATCAAAAGGATGGACTCTTGTAAAATTCAGATTCTGGGTTATTCAAGGATTAATTTTAGATAAACAAAGACAATGA
- a CDS encoding gliding motility-associated C-terminal domain-containing protein: MFRLLHIGVFLMQMLFVTKIWGQISISENEYAKLKGTSKLSFFESYSIRLNANRASYSLGPSDSSFIQAIPPSDDGSSALINLPFDFCWWGDVKNEVYINSNGNISFDQSFSTGTPIAMPFSNFQVIAPYWSDVDTRSRGGVFYKLLPNALIVSWEDVGYYEQNASKGNSFQLIITDGSSELLPFGYTIGFFYDNMEWTTGDGSGGIGGFGGAPAQIGLNYGDGTRYSSIGAFNKNDTSFSVSKDSLNGVLALEGKTIYLNPCDSLNNKPGVLGDKLKDTIGVCIGDTLRETLYFFAPETDQLTYINADTSAFIGQKITNIITGNVASLDLEIVGGVNNIGVHSIPITIIDNGQPGHFYEIELVVQIDSLPEPVNIIGDTIICSYDTTQLSVASVYETYLWSNGGRSSVINVTPGIYTVTVGYNHCEKSVSHLVKANIPNSDIVSEPFICLPDTLELSVFDNNDMYQWNTGDSVFKINITQPGVYSVTVFNDGCVNSDSVEITSFSDHDVNLAASNVNSCNGDSVILFVPDIYDSILWSTGDISNSINVLAGNYLITVTQFSGDGTVCHAYDSILIGDVTYPTLTVSGDSVICGDESTVISVNSVFDSYLWDNGITAQSSIYSIPGLHFVEVSYSTCIDSLSFNILGVDTPSLGILGNLFYCDTVDSARLVAVGDVWDSLFWNTGDITDTIYTGYGWKRVTAWKDGCSSVKWHRVNELINGVDVHGVTEICPGQSTQLTVEFGFDLYQWSNGSIGFSTNINAPGDYWCVVHLDSCFATTDTVTITMNTPDTVQILGDTVMCDTNGGFLYVDLGYQQFIWNTGETSPGISYTNPGIYSVTVEDKGYCVTSDTIDVVVKPSIYPVIQGINHYCFEDSAILNISGFDHYLWSTNETDSSIKVRAGVYSVFVRNNDGCTAKSPLFKVTSSSPEVTIVGESEVCENMQGLLTFNRQNNHFYEWGSGDTLDSIYVNYGQHELRVFDSNGCIYVDTFQLNFIPAPNAGITVDPEDVSMAYVPLTFYDDSQISPGNLVRWFWNVNDSILSENEDLDITFYSGQNLEILHKVWAENGCIDSVKFNYRISDDVVSVNVITPNGDGINDYLEFPNIGKFETNELTIFNRWGVIIFQTTNYRNFWDAYNVPEGVYFYTLFLGQNEKPVQGSFTIVR, translated from the coding sequence ATGTTTAGACTGTTGCATATAGGTGTTTTTTTGATGCAAATGTTGTTTGTCACGAAGATATGGGGCCAAATATCTATTAGTGAAAATGAGTATGCAAAGTTAAAGGGAACTTCGAAATTGTCGTTTTTTGAATCCTATAGTATCAGGTTAAACGCTAATCGAGCCAGCTATTCGTTAGGTCCTTCTGATTCATCTTTTATTCAAGCTATACCCCCAAGTGATGATGGGAGTTCCGCTTTGATTAATTTACCATTTGACTTTTGTTGGTGGGGAGATGTGAAAAACGAAGTTTATATCAATTCAAATGGTAATATTTCGTTTGATCAATCATTTTCTACGGGTACCCCAATCGCAATGCCTTTTTCTAATTTTCAGGTTATTGCTCCGTATTGGTCGGATGTTGATACCAGAAGTAGAGGTGGTGTTTTTTACAAATTATTACCCAATGCATTGATTGTTTCCTGGGAGGATGTAGGGTATTATGAACAAAATGCTTCAAAAGGAAATTCTTTTCAATTAATCATTACAGATGGATCTTCTGAGTTATTACCTTTTGGCTATACGATAGGTTTCTTTTACGATAATATGGAATGGACTACAGGAGATGGTTCGGGAGGTATCGGAGGATTTGGAGGAGCACCAGCACAAATAGGACTAAATTATGGGGATGGAACTAGATACTCAAGTATCGGAGCTTTTAATAAAAATGATACATCTTTTTCTGTGTCTAAAGATTCTTTAAATGGAGTGTTGGCATTAGAAGGAAAAACGATTTATCTAAATCCATGTGATTCATTGAATAATAAGCCTGGTGTTTTAGGTGATAAATTAAAAGATACCATTGGAGTTTGCATTGGTGATACGCTTAGAGAAACGTTATATTTCTTTGCGCCTGAAACAGATCAATTAACATATATCAATGCGGATACCAGTGCGTTTATTGGGCAAAAAATAACTAATATAATTACAGGAAACGTAGCTTCATTAGATTTGGAAATTGTTGGAGGAGTTAATAATATCGGAGTTCATTCGATACCAATTACAATAATTGATAATGGTCAGCCAGGTCACTTTTATGAAATAGAACTTGTTGTTCAAATAGATAGTCTACCTGAACCGGTGAATATCATAGGAGATACGATCATTTGTAGTTATGACACAACACAATTATCAGTCGCTTCAGTATATGAAACGTACTTATGGAGCAATGGAGGGAGATCAAGTGTAATAAATGTTACTCCTGGAATTTATACAGTAACAGTTGGGTATAACCACTGCGAGAAGTCAGTGAGCCATTTGGTAAAAGCAAATATCCCTAATTCAGATATAGTATCTGAACCATTTATTTGTCTTCCAGATACTTTGGAGTTAAGTGTTTTTGATAATAATGATATGTATCAATGGAATACTGGAGATTCAGTATTTAAAATTAATATAACACAACCAGGTGTTTATTCTGTAACAGTATTTAATGATGGATGTGTAAATTCCGATAGCGTTGAAATTACAAGTTTTAGTGATCATGATGTTAATCTTGCGGCCAGCAATGTAAATTCATGTAATGGTGATTCGGTGATACTATTTGTTCCTGATATCTATGATAGTATTCTTTGGAGTACGGGTGATATATCTAATTCTATTAATGTGCTCGCAGGAAATTATTTAATAACAGTTACTCAATTTTCTGGAGATGGCACGGTGTGCCATGCATATGATAGTATTTTAATTGGGGATGTAACATATCCAACGTTGACTGTTTCCGGGGATTCGGTTATTTGTGGGGATGAAAGTACCGTAATTTCCGTAAATAGTGTATTTGACTCTTATTTATGGGATAATGGAATAACAGCGCAAAGTAGCATTTATTCTATTCCAGGGTTACATTTTGTAGAGGTTTCTTACAGTACGTGTATTGATTCATTGAGTTTTAATATTTTAGGTGTAGATACTCCGAGTTTAGGGATTTTGGGTAATTTATTTTATTGTGATACTGTGGATAGTGCCAGATTAGTCGCGGTTGGAGATGTTTGGGATTCATTGTTTTGGAACACGGGAGATATCACCGACACTATATATACAGGATATGGTTGGAAAAGAGTTACGGCATGGAAAGATGGTTGTTCTTCTGTTAAATGGCATCGTGTAAATGAACTAATAAATGGTGTCGATGTCCATGGAGTTACTGAAATCTGTCCAGGACAAAGTACGCAACTTACGGTTGAGTTCGGATTTGATTTATATCAATGGAGCAATGGAAGCATCGGTTTTTCAACGAATATAAATGCTCCGGGAGATTATTGGTGCGTGGTACATTTAGACTCATGCTTTGCAACTACAGATACGGTCACGATCACAATGAATACACCTGATACTGTGCAGATTTTGGGAGATACTGTGATGTGTGATACCAACGGAGGTTTTTTATATGTTGATTTGGGTTATCAGCAATTTATTTGGAATACTGGAGAAACTAGTCCGGGGATTTCATACACAAACCCAGGGATATATTCTGTGACTGTTGAGGATAAGGGGTATTGTGTTACATCTGATACAATTGATGTTGTTGTTAAACCATCGATTTATCCCGTCATTCAGGGAATAAATCATTACTGTTTTGAAGATTCTGCTATACTGAATATTAGCGGGTTTGATCACTATTTATGGTCCACAAATGAGACAGATTCCAGTATTAAAGTGAGAGCTGGAGTATATTCAGTTTTTGTTAGAAATAATGATGGTTGCACTGCAAAATCTCCTCTATTTAAAGTCACGTCATCAAGTCCTGAGGTTACCATTGTAGGAGAGAGTGAAGTTTGTGAAAATATGCAAGGGCTGCTAACTTTTAATAGACAGAATAATCATTTTTACGAATGGGGTAGTGGAGATACTTTAGATTCCATCTATGTGAATTATGGTCAACATGAATTGCGAGTATTCGATTCAAATGGATGTATCTATGTGGATACGTTTCAATTAAATTTTATACCCGCTCCCAATGCAGGAATTACCGTGGATCCAGAGGATGTTTCCATGGCATATGTCCCGCTAACTTTTTATGATGATTCTCAAATTAGTCCTGGAAATTTAGTGCGGTGGTTTTGGAATGTGAATGATTCTATTCTTTCAGAGAATGAGGATCTGGATATCACATTTTATTCAGGACAAAATTTAGAAATATTACATAAAGTTTGGGCAGAAAATGGATGTATAGATTCGGTGAAATTTAATTATAGAATATCTGATGATGTGGTGAGTGTGAATGTGATTACACCAAATGGAGATGGAATTAATGATTATTTGGAGTTCCCGAATATTGGAAAGTTTGAAACTAATGAACTGACAATTTTTAATAGATGGGGAGTGATTATTTTCCAGACAACCAATTATAGAAATTTTTGGGATGCATACAATGTTCCGGAAGGAGTGTATTTTTATACTCTTTTTTTAGGACAGAATGAAAAGCCGGTTCAAGGTAGTTTTACTATTGTGAGGTGA